Part of the Gallalistipes aquisgranensis genome, GATGGTGGAAGACGAGGTGAACATGGTCTATTCGATGTTCGACCGGATTATCGCCGGCGGTGCCGTGCCCGTGAACGAAACGCTGGAACTGGAACCGATCGACGTGCTGCGGGCCGAGTATTTCACCGAACGCCGCGAGGTGGGCATCATCAACGTCGGCGGTCCCGGTGTGGTGGTGGCCGGAGACAAGAGCTACGACATGGAGTTCAAGGAGGCCCTCTATCTGGGCCGCGGCAACCGCAAGATCTATTTCAAGAGCAAGGACAGTAAAAATCCCGCCCGCTTCTATTTCAACTCGGCTACGGCCCACACCGCCTATCCCGACAAACTGGTGACCAAGAAAGACGCCGTGGTCATGGAGATGGGTTCGCTGGAGGGCAGCAACCATCGGTTCATCAACCGGATGCTCGTCAAGGAGGTGCTTCCCACCTGCCAGTTGCAGATGGGGATGACCGAACTCCAGCCGGGCAGCGTGTGGAACACCATGCCGGCCCACACCCACGACCGGCGGATGGAGGTCTATTTCTATTTCGAGATCGCTCCCGACCAGGCCGTGTGCCACTTCATGGGCGAGCCGAAGGAGACCCGCCATATCTGGATGAAGGGCGAGCAGGCCGTGATCTCCCCCCAATGGAGCATCCACTCGGCCTGCGCCACCAGCAACTATACCTTTATTTGGGGCATGTGCGGGGAGAACCTCGACTACAACGACATGGACGGATGCGCAACGACCGAGCTGCGTTAGAAGAATCGTAACCGAATCGTCAATTTTTAAACCTATTGATTATGAACTGCAAGTGCAACATGTTCAGCCTGGAAGGCAAGGTGGCCCTGGTGACGGGCGCCTCTTACGGAATCGGGTTCGCCCTGGCTACGGCTTTCGCCAAGGCCGGCGCCAAGATCGTTTTCAACGACATCAAACAGGAACTGGTGGACAAAGGTCTGGCCGCATATAAGGAAGAGGGAATCGAGGCCCACGGCTACGTCTGCGACGTGACCAGCGAGGAGCAGGTGAACGCTCTGGTGGCCAAGGTGGAAAAAGAGGTGGGCGTGATCGACATTCTGGTCAACAACGCCGGTATCATCAAGCGGATTCCGATGGTGGACATGACCGCCGCCGAGTTCCGCCAGGTGATCGACGTGGACCTGAATGCTCCGTTCATCGTATCGAAAGCCGTGATCCCTTCGATGATCAAGAAGGGCGGTGGCAAGATCATCAACATCTGCTCGATGATGAGCGAACTGGGCCGCGAGACGGTTTCGGCCTATGCCGCAGCCAAAGGCGGTCTGAAGATGCTGACCCGCAACATCGCATCGGAGTACGGCGAGTACAACATCCAGTGCAACGGTATCGGCCCGGGTTATATCGCCACGCCCCAGACGGCTCCCCTGCGCGAGCGTCAGGCCGACGGTTCGCGCCATCCGTTCGATGCTTTCATCGTGGCCAAGACTCCGGCTGCCCGCTGGGGCACGCCCGAAGACCTGATGGGCCCGGCCGTGTTCCTCGCTTCGTCGGCTTCCGACTTCGTGAACGGCCACGTGCTCTATGTGGACGGCGGTATCCTGGCCTATATCGGTAAACAGCCCAAATAATGCGGACGATGAAAAAGGTGCTTTTCGCAGCCGCTTTCGCAGCGGTGCTTTCCGCCTGCTGTTCGGCTCCCGGGGTGGAGCTGACCGTCAGCAATCCGCTGGTCGCAGACCGCAATGCCGAGGTCGTAGAGGTTGCCTGGGCCGATGTGGCCGCCGGGCTGGCCGGTCTTACCCCGGAGAATGTGGTGGTGCTCGACGCCCAGGGGGCACAAGTGCCTTCGCAGGCTGTTTTTTATGGCGATACGGTGCCCCGGACGCTGATTTTCGAAGCGACGGTGCCCGCGTCGGGCCAGAGTACCTATAAGGTGGTCGAGGGCGTTCGGGAGAAGTATCCCGTGAAGGCTTACGGCCGTTACGTGCCCGAGCGTGCCGACGACTATGCCTGGGAGAACAACATGGTGGCTTACCGTCTCTACGGTCCCGCCCTGGAGACCACTCCCAAGGAGATGCTCGTGACGCCCGGTATAGACGTGTGGGTGAAGAGCACCGAGAAGATGGTGATCGACGAGCGTTACAAACGCGGTCATTACCATACCAACTACGGTGACGGCATGGACTGCTACAAGGTGGGCCGTACGCTGGGCGCCGGTGCCTGCGCTCCCTTCGTGGACGGCAAACTGTGGATGAGCCGCAATTACGCCACCCAGCAGAACCTGGACAACGGCCCGCTGCGCACGACCGTGAAACTGACTTACGCTCCTTTCGCGGCCGGAGAGGACAGTGTGTCGCTGGTGAAATACATTTCGCTGGACGCCAACACGCCTTTTACGAAAATGACCAATATCTATTCGGGTGATTTCGAGACGATGCCCGTGGCTGCCGGTGTCGTGATGCACGACGTGAAGGGCAAGTTTACGTCCGATACGTATGCCGGTATCACCGAAGCCGCTTCCGATTCGAAGCAGCCCGAGGAGGACGGCGACATTTCGCTGGCCGTCATCATGCCCGCTGCCGACAGTTCGCTGGAGGCCGAGGGTCACATGCTGATGGTGGGTCAGGCCCGGAACGGCCAGCCGCTGGTGTACTACATCGGCAGCGGCTGGAGCGGCGCTTCGGTGCCCGACGTGACCGTCTGGGAGGGTGTCGTGAAGGATGCCGCCCAGAAGATCGCCAATCCGATGACCGTGACTGTCAAAGCCGGAAAATAGATTTGGATTTCCGGAACCGTCATTTCCGGTTTGTTTGATAACGAAGGAACCCGAATATTCGGGTTCCTTCGTTCGTTTTTGAGGGTGCCGGAGGCCGGCTTTCTGTCATGGATTTCGGTCGGGCGAATGCCGTCCGTCCGGCGTGTCCGGTCGTAGGGAACGGGGTGTCGTTGCGGGAAAAGAATCCGGTGCGCGGTGTGGCGGTACAGTGCCGGTATGGAAACGTCCCCTTCCGGCGGGAGGGGGGACGTTTGGGAACGGATCGTGTCGTCGGTATCCGTTATTTTTTATCCTACAACGCTTCGTACTCGAGCGAAGCCCAGATGAAAGGACCGACGCCTTTGGGATCGTTGTCGCGGATTTTTTCGTTGATATAGTAGTCGAATGTGCCGCTGCGCGTGGCATTCGTCCCGACCCCGCCCACGCCGGCCACTTCGCAGCAGCGGGTGAGGGAGATCGTACCGTCGGGATTCTCGCGGATGAAGGTCTTCACCAGATTTTCGTAGTTCTTTTTGGCCTGCGGCAGCAGTGAGGCGTCGAGGTAACCCATGCGGATACCTTTGAGCATGGCGTAGGTAATCATGGCCGAACAGGTAGCCTCCTGGTAGTTTCCCGCCCGGTCGGGCAGTTCGAGAACCTGGTACCACATGCCTGTCTGACGATCGGCATAGCGGGGCAGTTCCCGGTAGAGGTTACGGAAGATTTCGATCATTTCGCGGCGGCCTTTCGTCCCCTCGGGGATGTAGTCCAGTGCATCCACGATGCCGATCAGGTACCATCCTATGGCCCGGCCCCAGGAATGTCGTGCCAGTCCGGTGGTCTTGTCCGCCCAGAATT contains:
- the kduI gene encoding 5-dehydro-4-deoxy-D-glucuronate isomerase, yielding MKTNYEVRYSSHPADAKRYDTAQLREHYLMENVMVEDEVNMVYSMFDRIIAGGAVPVNETLELEPIDVLRAEYFTERREVGIINVGGPGVVVAGDKSYDMEFKEALYLGRGNRKIYFKSKDSKNPARFYFNSATAHTAYPDKLVTKKDAVVMEMGSLEGSNHRFINRMLVKEVLPTCQLQMGMTELQPGSVWNTMPAHTHDRRMEVYFYFEIAPDQAVCHFMGEPKETRHIWMKGEQAVISPQWSIHSACATSNYTFIWGMCGENLDYNDMDGCATTELR
- a CDS encoding gluconate 5-dehydrogenase, which codes for MFSLEGKVALVTGASYGIGFALATAFAKAGAKIVFNDIKQELVDKGLAAYKEEGIEAHGYVCDVTSEEQVNALVAKVEKEVGVIDILVNNAGIIKRIPMVDMTAAEFRQVIDVDLNAPFIVSKAVIPSMIKKGGGKIINICSMMSELGRETVSAYAAAKGGLKMLTRNIASEYGEYNIQCNGIGPGYIATPQTAPLRERQADGSRHPFDAFIVAKTPAARWGTPEDLMGPAVFLASSASDFVNGHVLYVDGGILAYIGKQPK
- a CDS encoding DUF4861 family protein, coding for MKKVLFAAAFAAVLSACCSAPGVELTVSNPLVADRNAEVVEVAWADVAAGLAGLTPENVVVLDAQGAQVPSQAVFYGDTVPRTLIFEATVPASGQSTYKVVEGVREKYPVKAYGRYVPERADDYAWENNMVAYRLYGPALETTPKEMLVTPGIDVWVKSTEKMVIDERYKRGHYHTNYGDGMDCYKVGRTLGAGACAPFVDGKLWMSRNYATQQNLDNGPLRTTVKLTYAPFAAGEDSVSLVKYISLDANTPFTKMTNIYSGDFETMPVAAGVVMHDVKGKFTSDTYAGITEAASDSKQPEEDGDISLAVIMPAADSSLEAEGHMLMVGQARNGQPLVYYIGSGWSGASVPDVTVWEGVVKDAAQKIANPMTVTVKAGK